tgaagataagtttttcatcctattacttgtgcacaagatgaactgaatttgctatcctctttaaatactttgggctatattgaatttgatgttttgtgtaatctatattatctaaaagagaaacttaaatttgattctggtttgccaagttttaatcattgttcgcttcatgcaattggcaaatatgatagcaaaggagaatatttggtgcataaagtttatgttTGGTCcaatctgaaatatccttttgggctacaataccatgatcaaatagagggctgcactaacactaataatgtcttacaaagtttttctagtttttcccatatgcaacagggtaaggccaaagaaggggagcattactggttgtgccCATGCAGCATAGTCGTtgctccgtgctccaacatcaaagcaactaccttagaatgccattggagcaagtcgaggacgacttgcaaccaagaaggggagaatgatgaggacataacctgctcggatataaccacattagtaacttttgattcacaggtgaaacaattctttaccatgattgtatttgatatatttgatgaattgatgttgcaccatgatgtgtgttcgttgtcaattttagaaatacatatGTGGATTAAAAATAgcgttaaacacacatggaaggcatggaggaccaaagaagtagattgggggccaaatccaagtattcccaacgtcctccaccaggccaccacatcacttttggcccaaggaaagaaagagttccaatccaatacgttttgggcctggattcggactgcagctctgtgtcaacttgcaacggccgccacgacctcatccggactctgttttaggtgttcaagtactccttggaatccttataaagtatattttcatatggatctggaatcATATATATAACTTCTCTGAGTCGGCCGCAATCATCAAAATACTatcgagaggttttctgtccagaggtgttgcgtcgccttattttggcccaatgggccgtgtatcaagttgggtccattagggacgtgtcctagggttggagcacgaccccaacaccctcctggttgtcctcctaggtattaataaggattagagccaccacaattagattgggttttgttttgttgaaagtttagccattgctacttccttgtagacgcgtgtgtcgactagaccatccgttttactcgattcagaaccccgactttgtgatttcagattagttttcatctccatatttacaattgagttgcttgttctacttgttcttgcttgttcttcgattgcttgcaggacgagtgccctagtggccgggtgacgcgctccacaagatcgtggcagccattggaggtggtgtatcggttgctaaggcgcagcttggaaggctgtagttgggccgtgaacatcgtctccatcgaccaatcgagttatcccatgcctctcatcgaaagatcgggaatcaaccctagcgggtccATATCATGTGAGGCTACGCAGAGCTGCGGCGTTGGTGGAAGGGACTGGAGGGGTGTTGGGGCACTGCTGCGGGGTGGACCGGCCATGGTGGCGGCCATAGGCGCCGGTGGGTGGTGTGGTAGGCATGCGGGCGAGGCATGGCAGGCGAGGCTAGCATGCGCGGTTGAACGGCTTCTccagggcgctgcaggcgaggccgAGGCACTACGGCGTCTTGTCCCGAGCGTGAGTTGGCAGGCACGGCGTCGGTGGCGTGCTAgagcgtcgcggggcgcgcgcatGGAGCAGAGCAGCGGCAATATGACCGGTCGAGGCAGCGCTGCAGGCGATGCAGAGGAGCTGGATGGTCGCGGACGCACGGGGAGCTGCGTCTTGTCGCCGCCGGGGATGGGGCAAGCGGAGcgtggcgcacgcgcgctctgccCGAGGGATCCGCGGGATTGCTTCACCGGGCCGATCTTCAAGCGCAATtaactccaaatttttgaactgcaTGACCTTAACttcctttacaaaagttgtagtcctcagatccacgttcaacttttgtaattgaactAAGTTCAAATTTGCAGTATATTTGAAGATGGATAGCTTCAAAGTTTGAGGGAACGTCTGATTTCAGACTTCGGCAAAAACGGTAGTTTGGCTGATTTTAAggtttttggctgacttgagccccAATTTTGAAAGGGTTTTGACGTGAATTTGACTAGAGTCCAAAAGATGaagttgttgtataaacttagttcacaaactcttataaagggttttgctAGTGTTCTGTTTAAGTTTTGTAAGATAAGCTTAGGCCAAGATGCGTGGTTGAACTGATTCCACACTTAGCCTAGATTTGCAGGCcttgggctgagttgaccaatttGGCCGACTTTGACCAGGGTTTTGAAAGCCTTCTATGCAGATTTCGACCTTACTCCTTTAGCCACGTAGTTAAGGGCTCGAAGGTAtaaaacttttgtatagagttcagcttgagtttatttggaaaattttagATGAAGAGCTCCAAATTTGGGACTTtatctgtttttcttaaattgacatAGTTTTGAActttgagtttttgaaggtcttttcctcagattcaaacaaaacaccaaaaataaaagttgttagggaAGTTGAGTTCTagaactcttagttggacagatttttaagttcttaagaagAAATTTGAGTTATGGTTTAAACAGTTGTTTATCTTGCgagggcaaaagtgtctttttacttATCTTCACAACTGCCAATTGTTCTTCTTTACATTCTAATGACTGTATttaagattaaacatggtttaattaggctaggttgttacagctAAGATGTAGGTTTGCATGGGAAGAGTTTTTGTGCTTCCAACTTAGCAAGGATGTGGGTTGATTCAAGTTATGGCCATGGTTTCTGAAGTGTGGGTCGAAGGGCGTGAAGAAGCTTCAATGACTGAATTGGGAGGAAGTATATATGGCAAATGTGTGTACTTGTGTAGTAATCTGGTTGATTTGGGATTGTAGCAGACTACGATGTAAGACGTAAAGTGTAGTATGGTAGCATAACAGAAGAGCAATGCTAATAAGACAATTCCTATATGTGATTCGAGTAGTGATGATGAGGTTGTTAGTATCATTTTTGTAGTTGACGGAGATTGTGGTGATAGAAGAGAATAATATGCAGTTGCAGGTGGAGCCATGGATGTTACAAATTGCTAGGATTGTAGTGTTTCTTCAGGCAGCTCTTGATAGAGCAGCAAAGGAGACAACTCAAGTTTGGAGTACATAGAGGTTCCCGCGTGACATCTCCAAGGTGACAGAATAATTGCCAAGGTGGAGATTTGTTAGATATTGTATCGAATATTCGTACAAGTTCAGTTACATGGGACTTGAGCTGTATTTAGTCCTATAGGGTAGACCTCCTCATAAATATGAGAGGGAGCTGCTAATGTAACCATGACCACATAGCGATAAGCTTGCAGGATGGAGGCGGCATGATGCTGGGACCCTAAAGCGGTCGATGTTGCGGTATTGGGAAGGAGCACCCGTAGTCATGCCCCAGGGATGTAGGTTTCGGCTGAACCTCATCAATAAAGATCATATCTCTAGTGTCATTTGTGATCTTGAATGTTCGTCTTCGTTGATCCAATCGACGTTTGTGCTAGTGGTGATtatcaagagatgtgttgcTGCAAGAGCTAATTTTCTAATAGCTTGTTAGAGTGCATAGCAAATTCCGACCCGGCCAACTATACCTACAAGCCAGCGCTACGCCAGGCCCGAGTCCACCGAAGCCAACAACAACAAGGCCTTGGGCCTAACTCCACACAAAAGACTAGTATCTTGGTGGAATTAGGCCTAAGGCCTCGTTGTTTTGGGCTTTGGTGGATGTAGGCCACGCTTGGTGGGGCACCGGCTCGGGGGTACAGCGGGCGGGCCGGATTCCATTGCGCACTCTAACAAGTCGCATTTGGGGATGTATTGTGACTAGAGAGTTGGACTCGAAGTCTGGGATAACCTTCCGGGAGATCACATGACTTGCTAATGATAGAAGAGTTGGCCGATGTGTGATGGGGGATTGTTAGTTTTCGTCCCACATCCGAAATTGATGGTGGGGGAGCACACGTTCAGGTGAGTGTAGCCCTTGCCAATCAGACTAGTTTTTTTGTTGACTTAGTCCCAAGGCCTTATTATCGACTCCGATTGACCTAGGCCTGGTAGGACACCGGCCAGCTAGGTATAGCGGGCTGAGTCGGATCCCGCTGCACAACCTAACACACTTCATACGTGTTGAGACTTTGTGAAAATGGCCACTCAAATAACAACCTATGAATTCGATGTATACAAGTAAAATTTTGTTCATATTCAGCTCGCGAGATATGGTGATGAGAAGGGATCGATTAAACAGTGGGCTTCCATAGTAAACATTCTTTGTGGTGTGAACACCATTGTTCACTACTTGATATGTCGTTTGTGAGTAGTTGTAGGTTTGTCCCTTGATGACATGGGCTTCAACTCGTTTCTATTTATTTAATGTTTACCCTGGACTTAATTATGTTCTACTGCTCACCTTTTAAACTCATGTTTTGACTTTGCACAAATAAGGTGTAATTTTCAGAACTCCACGAAACTTACTTACTAGGTGAAAATTTTGACCATTTCTTCTgtaacttttttcatttggtaaAAGGTAGATTCGATTATCAAGTAGAACTTCATCACATATGAAATTTGGGCCTATATTGCAGCGCTGAACTGAATGCAGTTTTTGCTCATGGAACTTTTTCTTAATGCCATGAAACTTCATCACTAGATGAAATTTGGACTACATAATTTCTTGCAATATAATTTACACATACATACAGTGCTATACATACCGACACTGAATATTTTCTTCGTACTTGCATAGCTACAAGACGACGTCGAATTGCAGCACGGACGGCGCCGTCTTGCCGCCGATGAAGCGCTCCGACTGCGTCTTCCGCAGCGCTCTCGTGCCCGGCTCCATCGGCGATGACCCTATCTCAGGGCTGCTGGAGCTCTGCTCCTCGGGTATGGACGTCAGGGCGCCGGACCACGGCGACCCGGCTCCGTCATCTCGCATCCGGTagggcgcgcgccgcgccacgccggGGGACGACAAGCGCAGCCGCAGCACCTTGGAGAACAGCCTCCGGAGCAGAGCCGGCAGgcgcctcctcctgcgccggccTGTCCCCTGCAGCTGGGCGTCGGCCGGCACCGGCGGTGTTGCGGCCGTGAGGTGCGGCATGGAGAGCGACCGGCCGCAGGAGAGCACGGCAGCGTCGAGCTGCCGCGTGAAGGCGGCGAGCTCGTAGGAGTCGTAGAGCGCGCTGCCGCAGTCCCAGACAAGGAGCCGGGCGCCGCTGCTGTAGCCCGCCGCCTCGTGATCGGTCGTCGCCATCTTAATTTATGGCTTTCCCTTTTTTCCTCGATCGGAAGGAGCAAGAAAGAAAGGGACgagagagaggggaagaagCAGGGGGGAGAGGGCATAGGAAGAGATAGGCGCAGTGGCAGTGGCAGAAAAAAGCGGAGGAGCTTTACAGGTGGGTGGAGGTGACAAACAACGGGACGGTGGTGGAGCTTGTGATCGACGGACATATATGCATGATCAATGCAAGTGGAGCTGTGGAGATCACGGCTCACGCGACTTCCATTCTGATTGATCACTCGGCCACTTGCAAAGGTGAAGCAGGGAAAGGAGAAGCTGATTGTGAGCAGGGGATGCAGTATGATGGGCTGTTTTGAGGTGGAAGGGACTATTTGCTGCGTTTACTACTCCTTCTGTtttaaattatagattattttggTTTTGCTAAATTTATAGgtatttgtatgcatctagacaaaTGCATACAACCACCTATGAATGTAAAAAGTCAAAaagacctataatttgggacggaggaaccCCTTCGTTCGAAaatataggtcattttagcttttttagtttcatagactttgttatgcacttaaatataccctatgtctagatgcataatatctatgcatctagaaaaatcaaaacgacctataatttggaatggaagaaGTGTACACTGATTTTAGTCaatgagaaaaaataaatatgaatCATGTCAACGTCTATATGATATCAACATAACCACGACGCATGCAAACTACTATATCAGCTTTAGTTTAGCTTGGGGGTAGGCGTAGGTCACTTGTCCTTGCCAGTAACAATAATGCACTGGGTATTCTACTTAATTTGAAATCAACGTTCGTGTGCCCCGCACCTTTGTAGAAATGTATACTTAATCATTTTACTTGCTTTCCCAAGTGACACGACAATCATTCATGCAGCAGAGACGCTcccaagcaaaagaaaaaaattggatgAACGACGACCGCTCATCCGGACCCGCGACAGATTATCGGTTGCcataagcaaaaaaaaaactagaaaattACCACAGCGAATATTTTGCGTAGGTGTTACACAGTAAAACTTGTTCATCGGCGTCTCATACgtattaaatataaaatatagTGATACATCGGCTAATTTAGTGAGGCGACAACAGATTTAAGAGACCAGAGAAGGCAACGATTTCATCTAAATTCAACCACCGTGACACAGATACCAACTATTGATGAGTCTTAAATTTAATGTCATATGGAGTTTATCTTATCTATTATTAAAGTAAGCAATGCTAGCGATTTTGCTTATCCTAAAAGAGGTGGGCCTAATTAATGATTCGGTGCGAATTCCGTCATTAACAAGTGGGCATGGGTAGATTGACTCGGTCTATATTCCAATCGTCTACTTCTTCCCCATCCATTTCACACCCGGGCATCCgcttctccctccctctgcaCCTGTTCGCGCCACCCGACTATCGCGCCATCATCCACCTCTCCAACCTCCGTACCCGTCCACGACTAGCGCACAGCCTTCCTCACCATCGAGGCTGAGCTGGGTAGGGAGTTGATTTTCTTTGGGGAAtttgtgctgctgctgttgattTGGTAAGGCGAGGGTAGAGGAGCAAAGTGGTGGTACGGTTTCTTGAATCATGCTTTTACAAAATCATCTTCATTATAATAGTATCTTCATCATCATAATATAGTAACATATT
Above is a genomic segment from Setaria viridis chromosome 4, Setaria_viridis_v4.0, whole genome shotgun sequence containing:
- the LOC117853819 gene encoding uncharacterized protein, which codes for MATTDHEAAGYSSGARLLVWDCGSALYDSYELAAFTRQLDAAVLSCGRSLSMPHLTAATPPVPADAQLQGTGRRRRRRLPALLRRLFSKVLRLRLSSPGVARRAPYRMRDDGAGSPWSGALTSIPEEQSSSSPEIGSSPMEPGTRALRKTQSERFIGGKTAPSVLQFDVVL